One Defluviitoga tunisiensis genomic window carries:
- the infB gene encoding translation initiation factor IF-2 — MSKTRVYEIAKELGMNSKELIEILQEEFDIQVKSHMSTLEDETVEAIKELIEEMRETKKTEKKHKDLSKDAKELSKEEEEITELTEERTIKEIRLSEENLTLDKLAKVIGVEQNDIIKDMFLKGKILRPGQELDKNTVEEIALSYNTIVSFDSPKIEPEVVESDEEDLELQLAKRWIEIYEKEQDRLTNRPPVVTIMGHVDHGKTSLLDAIRHSHLAEKEEGGITQSIGAYQIEYKGEKITFIDTPGHEAFTEMRARGAQVTDIVVLVIAADDGVMPQTIEACNHAKSANVPIIVAINKIDKPNANIDLTKQQMVSKLNLVPEDWGGDTITVPISAKTSKGIDDLLEMIILVAELQDIKCIPDGKARAVIIESKVDKAMGPLGTVIVKDGILKTGDDFVAGATYGRVRRMINDKGQSVDEATPSTPVQVLGFNDVPSMHSILYVVDSKDEARTIAEKIRQRELEKSQSSNKRHIKLEDIMEMMQAQEKKTLNILLKASTYGEIEALKNAIQKFENPDIDIKIVHAGIGAISTSDIMLASASDAVVLGFRVKADSKAIKMAEAEGIQIRRYNIIFDLIDDLKKALEGMLEPEEKEEIIGYGVIKDEFKIKGIGKVAGVQVTEGQVLKNGGVRIYRNGSLVADVKIASLKHYKDEVKSIEAPKECGILFENYEDFSKGDELEFYKIVKVKRELNIEQGTK; from the coding sequence GTGTCAAAGACTCGGGTATACGAAATCGCAAAAGAATTAGGAATGAATTCGAAAGAATTAATTGAAATACTACAAGAAGAGTTTGATATACAGGTTAAAAGTCATATGAGTACTCTCGAAGACGAAACTGTTGAGGCTATAAAAGAACTGATTGAAGAGATGAGAGAAACAAAAAAAACTGAGAAAAAGCATAAAGATTTATCTAAAGATGCTAAAGAGTTATCTAAGGAGGAAGAAGAAATAACTGAACTAACAGAAGAAAGAACCATAAAAGAAATTCGTTTGTCTGAAGAAAATTTGACTCTTGATAAATTAGCAAAGGTAATTGGTGTTGAACAAAACGATATTATCAAAGATATGTTTCTTAAAGGAAAGATTTTAAGACCTGGTCAAGAATTAGATAAAAATACTGTTGAAGAAATAGCCTTAAGCTATAATACTATTGTTTCTTTTGACTCCCCCAAAATCGAGCCTGAAGTCGTTGAAAGTGATGAAGAAGACTTAGAATTGCAATTGGCAAAACGATGGATTGAGATATATGAAAAAGAACAAGACCGTTTAACAAACAGGCCACCCGTAGTTACAATAATGGGTCATGTTGACCATGGTAAAACTAGTTTGTTAGATGCCATTAGGCACAGTCATTTAGCAGAAAAAGAAGAAGGCGGTATAACTCAATCTATTGGAGCCTATCAAATAGAATATAAGGGTGAAAAAATTACTTTTATAGACACTCCTGGGCATGAAGCTTTTACTGAAATGAGAGCAAGAGGTGCCCAAGTAACAGATATAGTTGTTCTTGTGATAGCAGCTGATGATGGCGTAATGCCACAAACAATAGAGGCCTGTAATCATGCTAAAAGTGCAAATGTCCCTATAATAGTTGCAATCAATAAAATTGATAAACCTAATGCAAATATAGATTTAACAAAACAACAAATGGTTTCAAAACTTAATCTAGTTCCCGAAGATTGGGGCGGAGACACGATAACGGTTCCTATATCAGCAAAAACATCCAAAGGAATAGATGACCTTTTAGAAATGATTATATTAGTCGCTGAATTACAAGATATTAAATGTATTCCAGATGGCAAAGCTAGGGCTGTTATTATAGAAAGTAAAGTAGATAAAGCAATGGGACCACTAGGAACGGTCATAGTAAAAGATGGTATATTAAAAACAGGAGATGATTTTGTTGCAGGAGCTACCTATGGTAGAGTAAGAAGAATGATAAACGACAAAGGACAGTCTGTTGATGAAGCAACACCTTCTACTCCTGTACAAGTTTTGGGCTTCAACGATGTACCAAGCATGCATTCAATATTATATGTTGTTGATTCAAAAGATGAAGCCAGAACGATTGCAGAAAAAATAAGGCAAAGAGAGTTGGAAAAATCTCAATCTTCTAATAAGAGACATATTAAACTTGAAGATATAATGGAAATGATGCAAGCTCAAGAAAAGAAAACACTTAACATATTATTAAAGGCTAGCACCTACGGTGAAATAGAAGCACTAAAAAATGCTATTCAAAAATTTGAAAATCCAGATATAGATATAAAAATAGTACACGCAGGAATTGGCGCTATAAGTACTAGCGATATTATGCTTGCTTCTGCATCAGATGCAGTAGTACTAGGTTTTCGTGTAAAAGCTGATTCTAAAGCTATAAAAATGGCCGAAGCAGAAGGTATACAAATTAGAAGGTATAATATTATATTTGATCTTATAGATGATCTAAAGAAAGCTTTAGAAGGTATGCTTGAACCAGAAGAAAAAGAAGAGATTATTGGATATGGTGTAATAAAAGATGAATTTAAAATAAAAGGTATTGGAAAAGTTGCTGGTGTCCAAGTTACCGAAGGCCAGGTATTAAAAAATGGTGGTGTTAGAATTTACAGAAATGGCTCTCTCGTTGCAGATGTGAAAATTGCTAGTTTAAAACATTACAAAGATGAAGTTAAAAGCATCGAGGCACCTAAAGAATGCGGTATATTATTTGAAAATTATGAGGATTTCTCGAAAGGCGACGAACTTGAATTTTATAAAATTGTGAAAGTAAAAAGGGAACTTAACATTGAACAAGGTACTAAATAA
- the aroH gene encoding chorismate mutase, whose protein sequence is MEKDYKIYGIRGATSIEEDTATLITERVLELWNEITSKNDITRIISVIFSVTSDIKSLNPATVLRKTLNLDSIPFMCLSESEFENSPTKIIRVLIICESSTPNFVYLHKASQLRK, encoded by the coding sequence ATGGAAAAAGATTATAAAATATATGGAATAAGAGGTGCGACCTCTATTGAAGAAGATACAGCAACACTTATAACTGAAAGGGTATTGGAGCTTTGGAATGAAATTACTTCCAAAAATGATATAACAAGAATAATTTCTGTTATTTTTTCAGTAACAAGTGACATAAAATCTCTCAATCCTGCGACCGTTTTAAGGAAAACCTTAAATTTGGACTCTATTCCTTTTATGTGTTTAAGTGAATCAGAGTTTGAAAATTCACCAACAAAAATTATTAGGGTGCTTATTATTTGTGAAAGTAGCACCCCAAATTTTGTTTACCTTCATAAAGCATCTCAATTGCGCAAGTAA